Within Flagellimonas maritima, the genomic segment GGTGATAAAGTTGGCGTGACCGAGCTATTGAGTACTATAGGAACTTTTGATTCAACCAAAGAAACGCCTGATGACTTGAAAAAAATAAAAGGTGTTGGCCCTGAAATGGAAAGAATTATGAATGAAATAGGAATTTACACATATGTTCAGGTAGGTAGAATGACCGTTAAAGAATATGATTTATTGGATTCAATAACAGGTAAATTCCCTGGTCGTGCGCAGCGCGATGATTGGGCGGGTCAAGCAAGATTGTTAAATAATAAAAAATAGGAATGGCGTCAAAAGTTATACAGGCACTTTACACTGATGATGATATATTGATGCATGCCGTTAAAAAAGTAAGGGCAGCACACCATCATATCGAAGAAGTGTATACACCTTTTCCCGTACATGGATTGGACAAAGCAATGGGACTTGCGGATACCAGAATAGCGATTACTTCCTTTATGTATGGTTGCTTGGGACTTGCAGTTGCCATACTCATGATGAACTATATCATGATTGAAGACTGGCCACAGGATATTGGAGGAAAACCAAGCTTCAGTTATTTGGAAAATATGCCTGCTTTTGTTCCGATTATGTTTGAATTGACCGTATTCTTTGCAGCGCACTTAATGGTTATTACATTTTATCTTAGAAGTAGGATGTGGCCATTCAAAAATGCTGAAAATCCAGATGTAAGAACTACGGATGATCATTTTTTAATGGAGATAGGCATTCATGACAATGAGAAAGAACTTACGGATTTACTGTGGGATACTGGAGCTGTGGAAATAAATGTTACAGAAAAGGAGTCATAAAATATGAAGCATTTAGTTAAAATAGGTATTGTTTTGATTTTTGTTCTGTTTTTTTCGGCATGTGCTGATAAAAACAGCCCAAATTATCAATATATGCCAAACATGTATGAGTCCGTGGGTTATGAAACCTATGAAAAAGTAGACAACGGATTGTTTCCTAAAGGAACAGAAGCTATGCTTCCAGCGGAAAATACTATTTCTAGGGGATATATGCCTTACGAATTTGAGAATACGCCCGAGGGAAAGGAATTGGCAAGACTGCAATCCAGTCCGCTTGACTCATTAAAACGAGAAGAGAACCTGGCCGCTGGAGGTCAATTATATACTGTTTATTGTGCCATTTGCCATGGTGACAAAGGTGCAGGACAGGGGACCTTGGTCAAACGCGAAAAAATATTGGGTGTTCCCAGTTATGATGACGTTGCCCGTAATATTAATGTGGGGAGTACCTACCATACCATTTATTATGGCTTGAACTCTATGGGTTCTTACGCCTCTCAATTTGCCAACGAAGAAGAGATGTGGCAAGTATCGGAATACGTTATGAAATTAAAGGAAGACCTAACAAAATAATTGGATAAGAGTATACTATGTACACGTTTTCAAACAGACTTAAAATAGGATCTTTCATTGCAATGGCAGTAGGATTGATTTGTTTAGCAACAGGTTTTTTAACTGCTCCCAGTACTGTGGAAGAAGCCAAGGCAATGGTCGCGGCTCATGATGATGGTCACGGTGGCGGACATGGTGAAGATGCATTACATAATAGTGCAGCTGCAGATGATGAGACGGTGGGTCATCATGGTACAGAAACACATTCTGAAGCGCATGATGCATCACACGACGAGCATTTGTTACATCAATTACAAAACAGACCTTGGTCTGCTTTGTATGTAGCAGCTTTTTTCTTTTTTATGATATCATTGGGTGTTTTGGCGTTTTATGCCGTTCAACGAGCCGCACAGGCAGGTTGGTCACCGCTGTTGTTCCGTGTTATGGAAGGGATTACTGCCTATCTGGTTCCCGGTGGGATTATAGTATTCGTTATTTTGGTTCTTAGTGTATTGCACATGAACCATATGTTCGTTTGGATGGATGCAGAAGTAGTTGCCGAAGATAAATTGTTACAGGGGAAAGCAGGGTATTTGGACGCTACTTTCTTTTTGATCCGTGCTGCAATTTTCTTGGGAGGATGGATTTTCTATAGAGAATATTCCAGAAAGCTTTCCTTGGCTCAGGATGCATCGGATGACAATTCAAATTTCGTTAAGAATTTCAGATGGTCTGCCGCTTTTTTGGTATTTTATCTAATAACAGAATCAATGATGTCTTGGGATTGGATTATGAGTGTGGACCCACACTGGTTCAGTACTTTGTTCGGATGGTATGTTTTCGCAAGCATGTTTGTTTCGGGAATAACCGTAATCGCTATGATTACGATATATTTAAAATCAAAGGGGCATTTACCAGATGTAAACGATAGCCATATTCATGATTTGGCAAAGTTCATGTTTGGAATAAGTATTTTTTGGACCTACCTGTGGTTCTCGCAGTTCATGTTGATTTGGTATGCCAATATACCAGAGGAAGTTACCTATTTTATAACCAGAATCGAAGATTACAAGCTGCCATTTTTCGGAATGTTGGCGATGAACTTCATTTTCCCATTGTTGGTATTGATGAACAGCGATTATAAAAGAGTAAATTGGTTCGTGATAATGGCTGGGATTATTATCCTCTTTGGTCATTACATGGACGTTTTCAATATGATTATGCCTGCTACAGTTGGGGATCAATGGTATATAGGATTACCTGAAATTGGAGGAATATTGTTCTTTGGGGGATTATTTGTATACTGGGTATTCAATACCCTTACCAAGCAACCTTTACAGCCCAAGCGCAATCCATTTATAGAGGAGAGTAGACAATTTCATTATTAATACGATTAAGGCTTAGAAAGATATACAATGACTGCATTATTAACATTGACTGTTTTAGTACTGGTAGCAATCGCAATCTGGCAGATGACCAAGATTTTCGAATTGTCCCAATTGAAAACAGAAAACACTGAGGTAGCTACTGATTCCGATAACAAGTATAATGGCTATCTTTTGTTCGCATTCTTGATTTTTATCTACGGGATCACGATATTCAGTTTTGCGAAATATACAAAGATGCTTTTACCAGAAGCTTCATCCGCACATGGTGGTGAATACGACCAATTAATGTGGGTGTCTTTTGCCATCATCTTTTTTGTCCAGACCATTACACAAGCACTACTACATTATTTTGGCTATAAGTATCGTGGTGAAAAGGGGAAAAAAGCATTGTTTTATGCAGACAATGATCGTTTGGAGTTCATATGGACTATCATTCCTGTTATTGTGCTCGCTGGCTTGATTCTTTGGGGATTATATACATGGACAAATATTATGGATGTCAATGATGAGGACGATCCTTTGATTGTAGAACTATATGCACAGCAATTTAATTGGACGGCACGCTATGGAGGTGAAGATAATGTTCTTGGAGATGCCAGTGTACGATTAATCGATATCAACAAGGCAAATGTACTCGGTTTGGACGAATCAGACCTGAACGCAGCAGACGATGTTATTGTAAAAGAATTACATTTACCGGTAGGGCGCAAAGTGAATTTTATGATGCGATCACAAGATGTTTTGCATTCGGCCTACATGCCACATTTTAGGGCACAGATGAACTGTGTACCAGGAATGATTACACAATTTTCTTTTACACCAACAATTACTACAGAAGAGATCAGGTTAAACCCGGATGTGGTCGATAAGGTAAAAAGAACAAACGCAATAAGGGCAAAACGTGCTGCAGAAGGGAAACCGGATTCTGATCCTTGGGAATTTGATTATGTATTGCTTTGTAATAAGATATGTGGAAAGTCCCACTACAATATGCAGATGAAAATCATTGTTGAAACAGAAGAAGAATATAATAAATGGATGGCAGAGCAAGCTACCTTTAAACAGACTGTAATGTCAGACGATACAAAACAGGCATTTAATACGGTTGATGCAGCTTCAGATTCTTCCGAAGTGGAAACTACGCCTGAGGATGCTATCGATGAGGAGTCCACTGAGGGTACAATGAAAGACGAATCTGCTGATGATGATTCCGAAGAGTAAAATAGGCTATAAAAAGAAAATATAAATATTAAAAATTTAGGTTATGTCTGTAACAGCACATGCACCAGCACACGTAGATGATCATGCACATGATGATCACGGTCACCATCATAAAGAAACGTTTGTAACCAAGTACATTTTTAGTCAAGACCATAAGATGATTGCCAAGCAGTATCTTATAACAGGTCTTATTATGGGATTTATAGGCATAGCAATGTCCCTATTATTCAGGATGCAATTGGCATGGCCAGGTGAATCTTTCCCGATTTTTGAAGCTGTTCTTGGAAAATGGGCACCAGATGGTGTAATGGATGCTGATATATATCTGGCACTGGTTACTATTCACGGTACCATAATGGTATTCTTTGTACTGACTGCAGGATTGAGCGGTACGTTCAGTAATTTATTGATTCCATTACAGATTGGAGCTAGGGATATGGCATCAGGATTCTTGAACATGCTTTCCTATTGGATGTTTTTTACTTCCTCCGTAATCATGGTAATTTCATTATTTGTTGAAGCTGGGCCTGCAGCAGCAGGATGGACAATATATCCACCATTAAGTGCACTGCCAATGGCACAACCAGGTTCTGGGGCGGGTATGACACTTTGGTTGGTTTCAATGGCCATATTTATAGCATCATCATTATTAGGTTCTTTAAACTACATAGTTACGGTAATCAATTTAAGAACTAAAGGAATGTCGATGACACGCTTGCCATTAACAATTTGGGCATTCTTTGTTACCGCAATAATTGGTGTTATTTCTTTTCCAGTTTTACTTTCTGCTGCCTTGTTGTTGATTATGGATAGAAGTTTTGGAACATCATTTTTCCTTTCAGATATTTTTATTCAAGGCGAAGTATTGCATTATCAAGGAGGGTCACCGGTATTGTACGAACACTTATTCTGGTTTTTAGGGCACCCAGAGGTTTATATTGTATTATTACCTGCATTAGGTATTACATCCGAAGTAATGTCAACAAATGCGAGAAAACCAATATTTGGCTACCGAGCGATGGTCGCTTCTATTTTGGCAATTGCCTTTTTGTCCACTATAGTTTGGGGCCACCATATGTTTATTTCGGGGATGAACCCTTTCTTGGGCTCCGTATTTACGTTTACAACGCTCCTGATTGCTATTCCGTCCGCAGTTAAAGCCTTTAATTATATAACCACTTTATGGAAAGGGAATTTACAGCTCAATCCAGCCATGTTGTTTTCCATAGGCTTGGTTTCAACTTTTATAACAGGTGGTCTTACAGGAATTATTTTAGGGGACAGTACTCTGGATATTAACGTCCATGATACATATTTCGTTGTTGCCCACTTCCATTTGGTAATGGGTATCTCTGCATTATATGGTTTATTTGCAGGTGTATATCATTGGTTCCCAAAAATGTTCCAGGGTAGGATGATGAACAAAAATCTAGGGTACGTACACTTCTGGATAACCGCAATTTGCGCTTATGGGGTATTCTTTCCAATGCATTTTGTAGGTATGGCTGGTGTTCCAAGGCGTTATTACCAGAACACTGCATTTCCAATGTTTGATGAATTGACAAACGTACAGATATTAATGACTGTATTTGCTATTGTTGCAGGAGCTGCTCAGCTGGTATTTGTGTATAATTTTATTAGTAGTATATTTTACGGAAAAAGAGGAGATAAAAACCCTTGGAAATCAAATACTTTGGAGTGGACCGCACCAATGGAGCATATGCATGGAAATTGGCCCGGTAAAATACCGCACGTACACCGATGGGCTTACGACTATAGCAAGACTTACGAAAATGGCGAATATATTCTACCGGGACAGGATTTTGTACCACAGGATACTCCGCTTCAAGAAAACGAAGAAGAACTCAATCATTAAGCTCTTCAAAAAATATGAAACCCATCCAAATCGGATGGGTTTTTTCTTTTGTAGTCTTTGCGTTACTAATTATTATGGTTAATTATAATATCTTTAAATATCCTTAAGCAAATAATTGTGAAAAACCTCATTCTTCTTTTAATATTGTTAGGCTATATCACATCCACAGCACAACGTAAACCAAGAATAAAAGGAAGTAGGACTGTAACGGAAGTTAATGAAGAACTGCCGGATTTCAATGCAATTCAACTGAATGATGATTTGGATATTGTATTAAAAAAATCATTTGGACCAGGCTACATAATAGCAGCAGATGATAATCTGGTAGACATATTAAAGTTTGTAGTCGAAGATAGCACCCTAATTATAAGCTCTTTTTACGATGTCTCTTCCAAAAAACAGCTCGATATAACTATAAACTACACAGAACTCAAGGCAATTACTATTAAAAATGGCAATGTTGTTTCAGATGATATCATAAAAAGTGATGAATTATTTGTTGATGCCTTTGCGGATACAAGAATGAATTTAAAAGCGAGCGCTGCTGTAATGGATATTAATTTGGAAGATACAAGTTCTGGTGATTTTAATGTAGATGTAGACTCGCTTAACATTAGTATAAATAATAGGGCATCTGCTTATGTGTATGCGGTAAACGAAACCAGTAGGGCTGATTTGGAAGGTAATGCTTCATTAACATTGGAAGGAACAACCGACCGATTGGAAATTAATCTAATCTCCAATGCGAAATTTAAAGGTGAAAAAATGGAAACGGCTTCACTTAAAGCAAATCTTGAGAATACCTCAAATGCCAGACTATACGCCTTTAAGGATTTGGAATTATCTGCCAAGGGCAATTCAAAAATCTATCTTTTCGGAAATCCAAAAATCACCATACTGGAATTTTTGGATACCGCCCAATTGATAAAGAAGGTAGAATAAAATTAGTTGTTCTAGCAAAAGCCGGTAGTTTGACTACTAACCACTAACTATTTAGCTATCGGGGCGGTAAGACAATGCTCGGGTATTCCAAATCCATCCACGAGAACTTCAATATGTGGTCGAAGCTCGGTGGATAAGCGTTCTACACGTTGACGAATTGCTTTTGATTTTGTTCCCCCAATATATCCCTGCTCCAAGTACCAACTTGCATCGGTGTGAATCTGGTTCAACGCATAAAGCGTTCCTAACTTTTCGAACAAGGTCTTGTATTCTTTATTGGATATGGTCAGGCAAAACTCACTATACATTTCATAGGCCAATTCCACACTATAAGCTTTTCCCAGAACCAATAAATGTGTCTGTACTTTTAAAAATGCTTGATATGAAGGAATTCCTTTCTTTATATAGTTTCTGATTCGCATCGCCAATGTGTATGTTAATCTTCGGGTTCTATAACTGAAAGCATGTTTATGAAACTTTGGATTGTATAAATGATCCTTATCAACTTTATTGGAGTATGCAGGATTTATAGTACTCAATTTGTCTGCAAGTTGACTCCGTAACAATTTTAATACTGATGTAAAACCTGCACTATTAAATTCCGCCTTAAAATCGGACAAAACACCTTTAGCTGCTAGCTGAAGCAATACGTTGTTGTCTCCCTCAAAAGTTGTAAAAATATCTACATCTCCTTTTAGGTCCGCAATTCTATTTTCCAGTAAATACCCTTTTCCGCCACAAGCCTCACGACATTCTTGAATTGCATCATTTGCGAACCAGGTGATAATAGACTTTAAACCAGCAACTTGGGTCTCTATTTCCCGCTTGTCAAATTTGGAATTGTCACTATAGCGCTTCATCAATTCCACTAATGTGATATGGTAAACATAAACACTTGCAACTTTTGGCGTTAATCTGACTTGGTGCGTAGGATAGTCCATGATCAAATCTTCCTGGATTTTTATGCTGTCATTGAACTGTCTTCGGTTCAAAGCATGTTTTACAGCAATGGTCAGCGCCATTTTTGCTCCGCCCAAAGCACCTTTGGCAACGCAAATACGACCTCCTACCAACGTGCCGAGCATCGTAAAAAAACGTTTGTTGGAATTTTTTATGGCTGAAAAATAAGTGCCGTCGTCCCTGATTTCACCATATTTATCAAGCAGATTTGTACGGGGCACTTTAACTTGATCGAACCAAATTTTACCATTGTCAACTCCATTCAGACCTAATTTGTAACCGTTATCTTCAACCGTGATCCCTTTAAGCACATTGTGATTTTCATCACGTAAAGGAACTAAGACAGCATGTACACCTTCATTTTTGCCATCTACAATCAATTGTGCAAAAACCGAAGCCATTTTTGAGTGCAGTGCATTGCCAATATATTCTTTGTTATCGTTTTTGCCCGGTGTGTGGATAACAATCAAATCCGAGGTTTTATCATAAGTAGCGGTTGTCTTGATTCCTCTAACATTGGAACCATGCCCGGTCTCGGTCATTGCAAAACACCCCAGTAGTTTCGTTTTTCCCGTTTCCGCCAAATATTTGTCGTGATGTTTCTTAGTGCCCAATTTTTGAATGCTCCCACCAAATAATCCAAATTGTACTCCAAATTTTATGGCCAAACTACCATCAACAAACATTAAATGTTCAAAAATTGCAGCATATGCAGGCATATCCCCTATGCCGCCATACTCTTCATCGTAGGCCATGGCACCATAGCCATTTTCGCCCAAAAACTTTACCTGT encodes:
- a CDS encoding DUF3341 domain-containing protein, with the translated sequence MASKVIQALYTDDDILMHAVKKVRAAHHHIEEVYTPFPVHGLDKAMGLADTRIAITSFMYGCLGLAVAILMMNYIMIEDWPQDIGGKPSFSYLENMPAFVPIMFELTVFFAAHLMVITFYLRSRMWPFKNAENPDVRTTDDHFLMEIGIHDNEKELTDLLWDTGAVEINVTEKES
- a CDS encoding c-type cytochrome yields the protein MKHLVKIGIVLIFVLFFSACADKNSPNYQYMPNMYESVGYETYEKVDNGLFPKGTEAMLPAENTISRGYMPYEFENTPEGKELARLQSSPLDSLKREENLAAGGQLYTVYCAICHGDKGAGQGTLVKREKILGVPSYDDVARNINVGSTYHTIYYGLNSMGSYASQFANEEEMWQVSEYVMKLKEDLTK
- a CDS encoding quinol:cytochrome C oxidoreductase, which encodes MYTFSNRLKIGSFIAMAVGLICLATGFLTAPSTVEEAKAMVAAHDDGHGGGHGEDALHNSAAADDETVGHHGTETHSEAHDASHDEHLLHQLQNRPWSALYVAAFFFFMISLGVLAFYAVQRAAQAGWSPLLFRVMEGITAYLVPGGIIVFVILVLSVLHMNHMFVWMDAEVVAEDKLLQGKAGYLDATFFLIRAAIFLGGWIFYREYSRKLSLAQDASDDNSNFVKNFRWSAAFLVFYLITESMMSWDWIMSVDPHWFSTLFGWYVFASMFVSGITVIAMITIYLKSKGHLPDVNDSHIHDLAKFMFGISIFWTYLWFSQFMLIWYANIPEEVTYFITRIEDYKLPFFGMLAMNFIFPLLVLMNSDYKRVNWFVIMAGIIILFGHYMDVFNMIMPATVGDQWYIGLPEIGGILFFGGLFVYWVFNTLTKQPLQPKRNPFIEESRQFHY
- a CDS encoding cytochrome c oxidase subunit II produces the protein MTALLTLTVLVLVAIAIWQMTKIFELSQLKTENTEVATDSDNKYNGYLLFAFLIFIYGITIFSFAKYTKMLLPEASSAHGGEYDQLMWVSFAIIFFVQTITQALLHYFGYKYRGEKGKKALFYADNDRLEFIWTIIPVIVLAGLILWGLYTWTNIMDVNDEDDPLIVELYAQQFNWTARYGGEDNVLGDASVRLIDINKANVLGLDESDLNAADDVIVKELHLPVGRKVNFMMRSQDVLHSAYMPHFRAQMNCVPGMITQFSFTPTITTEEIRLNPDVVDKVKRTNAIRAKRAAEGKPDSDPWEFDYVLLCNKICGKSHYNMQMKIIVETEEEYNKWMAEQATFKQTVMSDDTKQAFNTVDAASDSSEVETTPEDAIDEESTEGTMKDESADDDSEE
- a CDS encoding cytochrome c oxidase subunit I, with translation MSVTAHAPAHVDDHAHDDHGHHHKETFVTKYIFSQDHKMIAKQYLITGLIMGFIGIAMSLLFRMQLAWPGESFPIFEAVLGKWAPDGVMDADIYLALVTIHGTIMVFFVLTAGLSGTFSNLLIPLQIGARDMASGFLNMLSYWMFFTSSVIMVISLFVEAGPAAAGWTIYPPLSALPMAQPGSGAGMTLWLVSMAIFIASSLLGSLNYIVTVINLRTKGMSMTRLPLTIWAFFVTAIIGVISFPVLLSAALLLIMDRSFGTSFFLSDIFIQGEVLHYQGGSPVLYEHLFWFLGHPEVYIVLLPALGITSEVMSTNARKPIFGYRAMVASILAIAFLSTIVWGHHMFISGMNPFLGSVFTFTTLLIAIPSAVKAFNYITTLWKGNLQLNPAMLFSIGLVSTFITGGLTGIILGDSTLDINVHDTYFVVAHFHLVMGISALYGLFAGVYHWFPKMFQGRMMNKNLGYVHFWITAICAYGVFFPMHFVGMAGVPRRYYQNTAFPMFDELTNVQILMTVFAIVAGAAQLVFVYNFISSIFYGKRGDKNPWKSNTLEWTAPMEHMHGNWPGKIPHVHRWAYDYSKTYENGEYILPGQDFVPQDTPLQENEEELNH
- a CDS encoding GIN domain-containing protein, which encodes MKNLILLLILLGYITSTAQRKPRIKGSRTVTEVNEELPDFNAIQLNDDLDIVLKKSFGPGYIIAADDNLVDILKFVVEDSTLIISSFYDVSSKKQLDITINYTELKAITIKNGNVVSDDIIKSDELFVDAFADTRMNLKASAAVMDINLEDTSSGDFNVDVDSLNISINNRASAYVYAVNETSRADLEGNASLTLEGTTDRLEINLISNAKFKGEKMETASLKANLENTSNARLYAFKDLELSAKGNSKIYLFGNPKITILEFLDTAQLIKKVE
- a CDS encoding acyl-CoA dehydrogenase, giving the protein MPTTDYSIGILQYIPFFYIIWSDDLLSASEISVVTRAIEDDNSLNEGEKQQLLLWLKRDFPPSNEEMKSWQRIISNSDVKLVENDTYPLTSLSQRLGNSNAHQQELNDYLKHIEINLGIQPNHYNHLFDVEVIHEKSSDQYSSTILDGILMGSHKSIVTDFRKFLDQSIFDWSIQRDKEKFRAKILKQVKFLGENGYGAMAYDEEYGGIGDMPAYAAIFEHLMFVDGSLAIKFGVQFGLFGGSIQKLGTKKHHDKYLAETGKTKLLGCFAMTETGHGSNVRGIKTTATYDKTSDLIVIHTPGKNDNKEYIGNALHSKMASVFAQLIVDGKNEGVHAVLVPLRDENHNVLKGITVEDNGYKLGLNGVDNGKIWFDQVKVPRTNLLDKYGEIRDDGTYFSAIKNSNKRFFTMLGTLVGGRICVAKGALGGAKMALTIAVKHALNRRQFNDSIKIQEDLIMDYPTHQVRLTPKVASVYVYHITLVELMKRYSDNSKFDKREIETQVAGLKSIITWFANDAIQECREACGGKGYLLENRIADLKGDVDIFTTFEGDNNVLLQLAAKGVLSDFKAEFNSAGFTSVLKLLRSQLADKLSTINPAYSNKVDKDHLYNPKFHKHAFSYRTRRLTYTLAMRIRNYIKKGIPSYQAFLKVQTHLLVLGKAYSVELAYEMYSEFCLTISNKEYKTLFEKLGTLYALNQIHTDASWYLEQGYIGGTKSKAIRQRVERLSTELRPHIEVLVDGFGIPEHCLTAPIAK